The stretch of DNA CTGATGCTGGCGAATGATGATGCTGAGATGTAGGTGGTATTGATCGATGTGGAACGATCAATAGCAGGAAGCGAGTTTGGTGACGATGTCTTTCGTGCCTACTGGACTCCTATTGAAAATCGCCACAATGAGCCGATTCTGCAAAGGAAGACAACTGCATCTGCGAAATTGATGTGGCCGGGCGTCTACGATAGGAGGTGTGATCGTGTCCCTCCTGGAAGCAAAGGCAGCCAACTATTGCAACAGAGGCCCCCAGGCGAACTGCTTTCCTGGTGCACCTTCAGACTGAGCGCGAAAGAGAACTCTCGGAGCTCCTAGGGCACAGTCTGGTCCTTCGTCGAGCCCAATGCTTCTGCCCAGATGATTTCGACGACCGATATAGCAAGGTATTTGGCTAATGTGATTCGAGATCTTTGACCACAAAGGCGTTCGGCTTGGATGATCCTCCATCTGGAGAAATGAGGCACATTTCGATTGTATGATATCCCATGTGCGAGTGCTCCGCAAACCATGCGATCAATCTTCTCCTGACCGAAGTAAATGTCGATTTCTACTGCATCTTAAGAGCACATCTCAAGATCCAGATTGCTTCCTGCCATTCCAGGGCCGTTGACTAATTCATCGTACTGCTTCTCAGCAGTCTTCCCATCTTCTGGCTTTCCTCTCAGTCGTGCGGCTTTCACGACTGCGTTGAACTGGTAAAGAGATAGCTTCCGCCATTTCTTAAGCTTCGATCGTTCGACTTCGGCTCCTGATTTGGCTGCGAGCGTGGGTGAAGTGCAGACTTCTGTCATAGCAACATCCGCGGTGTCCTCGTCCATACACATGGCGGAGTCTGCCGGGCTTGTCGGAGAGGAAGGGCTGCAGGAGGTCGTATTTTGCGTCGTCTTTGGCGGGAAGGAAGTGACCTGTCTGccctgctcttcctccagcaCCACGCCGCACCTcgagatctccttctctattTCTGACAGCGCTTGCTTcagctctttctcctcgTCATTCCAGGACCTGAGCTTCAACCAATGCTCCGCCAACGTCCGGTCATTCTCCGTCTCAAGAAGATCACTGAAGCGTCCCTCGACATTCTCCTTGTCTGCATCGTGACAAGCACACCAAATGCTGAAAGGAACGATCTTCTTTCGTCGCTTCTCTGCCTCCCTCAGCATATTCTGCAACTTCTCTCGCTTCTCTCTGCTCGCTTTTTCCTCCCGCTTCAACCGATTCTTTCTGGTCCAGACCAGGTGTCCATTGATCTCATCCTCACTGTCATAAATGAACCTCTTGGACTTGATAGCCCTCCATTCCTTGTCGCCCTTAAGTTTTGCGATCGCTCTCTCCTGCCTTACATGAACGGGCTTTTCGTCCAACGTCTTCGCCACGCCCCGTGGATCGTATACATCGACCAGCTTTTTGACAGCGTAGAACCGCATAGTGTTGAGGGCTGTTTGCTCTGGAGCATTAGATTCCGATGACCAACGTCCTCCCCGCAAAAGGTGACGCATCTTGGGACTGGAACTTTCAATACGGTTAACAAGCTTCTCTCGCTCTTTGGGTGTTTGTTGGAATGCGGCTTGGAGATCTTTGTTGCCTGCTCTTTCTTCGGTACTGTAGATGTTGCCGTTGTCATTGACTAGAGTGCTCTCGATGTTGCTGAGAAACTGAGAACTTCCAAAGCCCTTGGAACTGCTGTATCCCAAGACTTGACTGTCGAAACTCTTCTTGCTGACGAAGGAGTTGAAGGTCTTTCTCAGttcctcgacctcgtccagTGTGGCATGGAAGATGTAGGCTAGGTTGCCGGAAGTGTAGCTCAGGTAGTTTTCCACATCCTTAGGAGGTTCGATCTGATTGTGCATAGCATCCCGTGGTTGAGGATTCGAATAGAGCAAAGGCGGTGCGGTGTTGGCAAGTAGGAATTCATGGATGGCTTTGGTTGGAATGCGACTTGGGAAGAAGACGTCGCTCACTGCATCGTCGCCAGTTGAAGTCGTGACGGTCGGTTCCTCATGATCGATGCTGAAGAGCTCCATGGTGTTGGGATGCCAAGCTCTTTACGTGGCGATGAATGTTTGTTGAAGTCGTTGTTGAAGATCTGAATTGTAAGCTTGCCATCATGTTGTCTTGTGATAAATGCTGATCGCAACAAGTGAGATGGCGCAGCATCTTTCACTTGACGAGCTCTACCTTGTGAGAACCTGTTCGTAGTGGTGATTGAAGCTGCTGCCTACAAGTGAGTAGTTTCCATCCTTCAACTTAGACATGCTGGTGGATTCTTTGTGAATACCTCAAACACCAAAGTGGGCGTTGAGGGTCTTGTACGAAAGAAGTGAAAGTGAGGTGATGCTGGATATCGATGATTCGCATGATGGCAGAGGCGTTCTGCGACTTTGTAGAGAGGCTGCAGAAATCCACGTCGCCACTAAGCGCAAGAAGGAGGTTATGATGGGGAGGAAATGATATTCATTACATTCGTCCTATACACATTGTCCAAGGGGGCCCTGTGTTGACTCATGATCGTTCCGGCAGTACTGTTCATCCATTCATAGCCTGCCCTTGGTTTGGGAAAAGAGTTTCCTCCAAAGCTACCATTGCGTGCTACTGTTCTCATACAACACGGCGTCCCAGCCCAGCGTCATCTCATCAAGAAATGCGCGCTGACAGAAAGGCTGCTAATCTACACCATGGCAGCAAAACCAGCTACAGCCATGAGAGCGGCTACACCTGCTCCCTTGCCAGTATTGCCAGCGGCAACACCGGTATAAACGACTGGACGGGTGGATGATGGGCGCATGGATACGGTACCAGATGGCTGTTGGACCGGAGTCGTGGCTGGTCCGGTTGGGTATGGTGCCTGCGAAGTGGGCTTGGAGGTTGGCACGGGAAGGAGGGTGTCGATGGTCCGAATCTCATTCGTCGACTGTGGTGGAACTGGTAGAAGCGTATCGATAGTGCGGACTTCGCCAGTCGACTTTGGCGCTGGGTAAGTGTCGACGATGACTTTGGTAGTTGGGTATGGGACTGGAAGAGGTGTGTCGATGGTACGTTCCCCAGTAGGATATGGGACCGGCAGAAGTGTGTCGATGGTGCGCTCTCCAGTAGGATATGGGACCGGCAGGAGGGTGTCGATGATGACCTCGGAAGTCGTATGCGCAGGAGGCACAGCTGCGGCAGCAACAGCTACCACACTGCAGAAACGGATCAGCGAAGGCATCGTGTTTGTGCTTGTGTCGTGGATGCGAAGCTCGCGCTGTCAAGTCGATGTTTATGTAGATTGTGTATTCTGAACAAACAATGAGGGGTGGATCGGTCCTTcgttgatggtgatgacACAACACCTTATATGTACGTCGAGAGTCCTGTCACggttgaggaggagagcCAAGCAGCCAAAATTTAGCAGTCAATGCTGTACGAAAATTCCATAACGCCGCTCGCACTGTCCCCACCAAGGCATTGATCTCGCGACGACAGAAAGTCAAGTTCATGTGTCTCGTGCTTTGTGAATATCATGTGAGGTCGGGTCAATACACGAACATGCCGTTCGACGCCCACTGGCACGGTGAGCTGTGAGCATTCGTTCTTCCCCCCATAGCAACGGCTTCAACATGCAGACAGTAACCACATTAGCCCTCAACTTGTGTGTTGTTAATAAGCTCGGTCCAAAGTTGAGAATCCGTCCTTGACATCATCGgtgtatatatagctacatTTCATGCCTCGTATTGTGTCTATACTGCTTTTAAATGTCTTGTTATCTTGGCATGGCGTCCCTAGCAATGGTTTAAGGTTTGGCCTTCGTACTCTTATTAGTAAATCGATCTCTTTGCATGAACTGTTCTGTAGTCACCATTGCGACCTTCGTATACAATGTGACACATACGCCACTGACCGTATAAACTTGATCATGCCAGCCGCCACAATTGGTACAGTGTTGCGACAAATTTCTCAGACGGGGCTATTCATCTTGACAAATGCTGTGATCGTGCCCTGCACGTTTGTGTATGCACAGACGTCGCTCGACATTGAGGCGATGGAATAGGTCCAGCGCAGACAACTTCATTGAGCTGCTTTGCCATCGAAAATGAGCCTGCAGTTGTCAAAGAGAAGTGGTTTGCGAAACGCCATACAGGTAAGTATAGTGAATGCTACAATATGGCACCAAGCAGCTGGATAACAACAGTGAAGTCATAAGATCTATTTGGTCATTCATTACAATACATGCCGTCAAAACGGACTTTTTTTTCGCAATCTATAGTGCTTGTTCTTGCATTCCAATCTCGCGCTACTCGaccttcttggtcttcttggtGCGCAGCTTCATCAAGAGGAACACCAACCCATAACTTGaaatgacgaagatgacgcAGATCGCGGCATCGCGCCACCCATAGTAGTAGTCCTTGATGTTCAGTGTCTTGAGCCAATCGCTTCCCTCGCGGTACTGGCATACTTGGCAGCCAGCGGTCGCATCGGGGTTCAGTAGGTTCGCGCCAGAGCCGACGTTCTGAAGGTAGGATTCTAGGTAGGAACCACAAGTCTGGTTGCCCACTGGGTCAAATATTGCCAGTTCGCTGTCCTTGCACTCCACCTGGATGTCCCAGCTTGAGAACACCAACATGGAAGAGATGAGATACTTGAAGGGATTCATCCAGTACACCCAATATTTCCAGAAGTCCACCATCTGCGAGTACGGCAGGATGATGCCAGAGAAGCCGACCAGGGTGAAGAGAACGATTGGGTTGACGAGCGCCGCAGACATCACATTAGGAGCGTACGCTGCAACGAACTGGCCAATTCCGGTGTAGATGAACTCGTACATGagcatgacgaagaagattgCACCAGCTTTGTTCGAATCTCCGGGCAGTCCGACCGTCCAgtagaagggcaagaagaagcacacAGTGCAGATCATGAGGTAAGGCATCTCGGAAATGATCAGACTCGCCACGAACGAGATCCAGCTGTACATCTTGGACTTCTTCTCGCGGGCGTCGTAGATATCTCGTCGCTCGATGAAGAGTGGCTGCAATTGAGCTGTACTGTGCGTTAGTTTTGTTTATAAGCCTGACATCGGCAAAGAAGTACTTACAGATAACTCCTGGAGCcacgaagatgaagttgaACATTGCGAACATGCGCAGTTGGAGGTCGCCCACACCCTGACCAAGCTGCCAGAAGGAGAATCCGGTGTAGAAGCCGAGGATGATGTGCAGCATGAACTTGTTGTTGACATATTGTGTGTTGCGCCACATCGATTTACTGGCACGGATCGTTACGACCTTGATTTGTTCCAATAGAGGCGTGGCAAATTCCGATTCAATGTCGTTCTCGGCGGTGACTGAGCGTTGTCGGGATACGGTGTTGATCAGACTGTCGAGTTCTCCTAGCATCTTGGCGTGTTCGGGCGATTCCAACCAGACCTTGTTCCAGTCTCTCGATGTATCAGTGACCACATCGATCATGTGCTCAGCCGGGTTCGTGCCTGGTGGACATGGAGCTCCATTGCGCCCGAAGTAGTCTCGAATCACCTGAGCATCGTCGCCGATGTCGCCGAAATAAACAGTGTTACCACCTTTGGCCAACAGGAGAAGCGTGTCGAACTCAGCGAACAACTGAGCGCTAGGCTGGTGAATTGTCACCAGGATAGCCTGACCAGCGGCAGCGAGCTTCTTCAAGAACCGAACGGTATTGAATGCCGCTTGACCATCAAGACCGGAAGTCTGTAGTTTCGAGTTAGCAATGGATCTAGAAGAGTGTAAGAGATATTGCTTACAGGTTCATCGAGGAAGATCAGAACACTGGGCTTAGCAACGAGCTCGACTCCGATCGTCAGTCGCTTTCTCTGCTCGATCGTCAAGCCTGGGTTTCCGGGCGATCCCACGAGACAATCTTCGATGTCACGCATTTCCAGGAGATCCAAAATCACATCGACATATTTCAGCTTCTCTGCACGTGGTGTGCTATACGGTTGACGTAGGAGGGCAGAGAATTCCAGGGCTTCTCTCACAGTGCTAAATGCGTGTCAGTCATCTTTGTAACAAGGAGAAAGTCCAAGGTTGGTGACACTCACGTAAGGGCTTCGTGTACATCCAACTGCTCAACGTAGCCTGTGGAACGTTGGAAGCTGACAGAAAGAGGTCGACCATCGACGAGCACAGAGCCGCTGAGCACTCCGTCTGTCTTCCGCTGGGCGAGGACATCCAATAGAGTCGTTTTACCAGCTCCAGAAGATCCCATCAAAGCTCCGAGTTTGCCAGGCTTTACCCAACCATGGACATCATTGAGCAAGACACGAGGTCCTTGCGGCGTGGACACAGTATATTTGACATTCTTCCAGGTGAAGACTGCCTCGTTCCTGGCGACAGCTCCTTGGTCTGACGAGCCATCTGTGCTGTCCGATTCGGGTGCGACCTTCTCTTGAATTTGCGATTCCTCGTCAGCGACAAGTGCGGGTGTGGCGTGGTGGGCTTTCTCTCTCGGGATCAAAGGTACGCCAGCTTGCGCGAAGCTTCCTTTCTGCATGGTGGTGAAAATGATGGTGAGGATGACATAGAACGCCCACCAGACCCTGCAGAGGACATGTGTCAGCATAGCCTTCTCATGAACAACGAGAATTTCCCAACAGGCAGCACTTACCACACGATGCCAATGTTCCTCCACATTTCAGAGTGGCTGTACTTGAGGCTGTCAAGGTATTGGTCGCCCAGCACAAAAGCAGCGCCTGGTTCTGCGCCACGAATGCCGGTACAAGCTTGATTCTCGGTCGAATCATACCCAGGGCCACTTGGCACGAGATTAGGACCCACACACGCTATGAACTTGTTATGGAACTCGTTCGAAAGCATAGCGTTGTAGGCATATGAGAAGGGATTGATCCAGTACAGCCTGATACACGTCAGGTAAAGCCGCAGGCCGCTCAAGGAGGACAACAGTTGCTTACCAAACAAACCAATCAACCATTTCCGACTTAGGAATCATGTACCCTGTGTACCCAAGAAGAGCCAGGACAGCGACGCCCGAGAACTTGCTTGCATCGTCGAAGTTCTTGAATGCCGATCCGAGCGCTCTGAAGAGAGCCATAGATGCGAATGTCGACGACAGGATAACGAACCAGAATACGAAGAAGGTACCAGCATCTCTTTCGAGATTAGAGAGGAAGTAGGTGATCAGCGAGAACGAGGATACCTGGACCAGTAGGATTGGAATGTCGACAATAATTTGGGCGAGGACCCAGGCCGCTGGGTgaaagaagccaaagccTCTGTGCTTCTCCATAACGAATCGGCCGGTGAAGGAATCTGTGACCTCGGTTTGTGCAAGCATTGCGTTGAAAAACAATGTCACGAATATCACTCCTGATTTACCAAAGAGTCCAGCGGAAGTGTTCGGCATGTTGTAAAACAGAGATCCTGTAGTCCATGCATTCACAAAGTTGGTTCCCTGCTTGATGAACAAGTTTGTCCTGTCTCCAGAAATGATAGCGACTTGGCGTTTGACGGTAGCGACCATTTGCGACCAGAAGCCGACGGTGACAGGAGATTTGGCTGTCAGAAATCCGGGATGCTTTTCGACTGATATCGCTTTCTGAAAATCTTTGGTATGGTTTTCTGCTGCAGTGGTCGTGGGATAGTCGAGTTCAGTTTCCATGAGTTGTCTGATCTGAGATGACTGGTACGCTGCAGCGATAGCTTCAGCAGTCCTTGGGAAAGTGTGTTCATACCCGGGGCGAATCCTCCGCTCTGTTGGTACGGTAACGCCTGCATAGTTGTCAGCTTCTGATCCTGAAAGGGCGACGGTTATCAGACTTACCGGTCAAGAAATCAGCAACATTGGCGCCATCGGGACACTGAAAGCCTTGTTCTTCCATGAACGTTCTGGCCTGTGATGCCGGGCCATAGTACAGTTGTTGGCCCTTGTCCAATACCAACACCTTGTCGAACTGGTCGAAGATGGCATTACCCGCTTGATATAGCGTAACCACGGTCGCAAGCCCGAAAGTGTCCGTCATCGTCCTGATGGTCTTGACGTATTGTAAAGCGGTGCTCGCGTCGAGACCTCTCGTTGAGTTGTCCCAGCAATACACACTACCGCGTGTTGCCATCGCCTCAATGAGACTGACGCGTTTCCGTTCACCGCCTGACACACCTCGAATGTATGGGTCTCCGACCTTTGTGTCGAAAGTATGAGAGATGCCGAGAGCGTTGAGCAGAAAGTCTCGTGAGGCTCTTCGGGCTTCTTCTGCCGTGGCGTACTTTGCTGGTGTCTTGTACGGAACCTTTAGTCGCGTTGCAAAATCGACAGTCTGTCCCACCGTCATGGTGGGAAAGAAAATCTCCTCTTCAGTATTCATTACAATCTGCCCTTGGTATTTTGAAGCAGCTGTGTGGTCCATCGTGCCGTACTTgacttctccttccacaGAAGAGAACTCCTGACGGCGGTTAGACAGTACTTTGAGAAGACTCGTACACCCAGCACCAGGACGACCGAGCACCAGTAGCATCTCGCCCGGCTTGACGCATCCATAGCTGTCTTGGATGATAGTTCGTGTGGAAGCTTTCACATTCCCTCGCTGGAGGAATGGAGGGATGTATTGTGACAGAATGTTTTCGTTGAACGACGCTTCGGCGCTGACACCTTTGATCGTGAGGTTTTGCCATGTGAGTCCTATACTTCTTGTACCGAGAGCGCTGCTATCGCCGTCGTATACTGTGCTGGCCTCGGGCATCTCGTTCCAGTTCAGATCATCTCGACCAATCTCCTGAGCAGCTCCAGTATGCGTGCTGCCTGTCCGCCCCGATCTTGTCTGCGTGAGGCGCATATCTGAAGGATCCATTTCGATGTTTTCTTTGTTGTCCGCCATGATGCTGGACGCTTTGAGGTCTGCAAAACAAGCAGCGTCAACAGCTCACGTCACGTTTGATAAGTGCTTGAGGAACGTGGCTGCGGTGGCAGAGTCTATCTTATAAAATCAAGACATGACGACAGCGTGGCCTGTCCCAACAGCATTGGACACCTGCTTTGTCAACGCCCGTACATGGATGGAGGAAGAACACGGCCTCAAGGGCTTCTTCTCCGGGGCCTTTCGTGCCTTACGAGAACGACACAAAGTTCATGCGGACAGATCAACCCTCCGAGTCTCGAAGAATTCGACAAATAATAGGGCTTGCCAGACTTTCAGCCCTGGTGCCAGACTGTTGTTGCAGTGTTAGTGTGATCAACGCACGGACAAGTCGACACGGGAGAACTTTGCGATGGCCCAGACTGGGTGACGTCCACGAGTTCGCACTACTTCCCGCAATCTCTCACCCATCCTCATCCGTGAGTGGTGGCTGCCGAAGGCTGTGAGCCCGAAACTTCATTTGCGAGGGATGCTTTGGCGAGACACGAGTACCGGCCGTATCGTTCAGTAATCGGAAAGTCAAGAGTTTGGTTCAGTAATCTTTGTTTGTGGATGTGTCATCAGGCTTGGCAAGCTCTCGCCCAGGATGGATTGACGACACCTATTCGCCCCGTTCGCATGCCGGTGCTGGATACGCTTCTATCCGCAAACACAGCTCGTACGAGGGCTTGAGCTGCGACAAGTCGTACGTTGAGTAGCCTAGCTGGTTCGACAACATCAAGAAATCATCAGGCAGTTCTAGCCATAAACCACTATTGGAGCATCTTGGTGAGCAGACAGTCGAGGTCGATTATGGTCGGGCCATGGATGTGGTGAAGGCATTGACGATCAGTTGTCGAAGAACGTATAAGCAGGTGTAGTGGACTCTGCTTCCGAGTAGACGGAGTCCGAGAGCCTGCTTGCTTCTAACCTGAAGCAATAGAAGGGCGATAACAAACGCGTCCATCGCCATGTTACTCACTGCACCTATCAGGTCTCTGGTCTTTGCGCAAGAAAAGACCACTGACCAGAAATAGTGCACCTAGGGCAGAGCGAATTCAGTTGATATGAAGTACGCCTGTGCTTTGCATGGGAAGCATCTGAGACTTGGAGCTACCTTTGACACGATGCAGGCCTGCCTCTACGACGACTCAAATTCGTTCTCAAAAGCACGAGTTGCGATCTGCAGTCTTATGCCTCCTGACTGATAGACGGACATGCCATTCGGGCTTCATGGCTGCTTGCTTCGATGCAAGCAATGCACGACGTGTGTCGGGGAACAAGACGAGATCCATTGATAGCGTCAACATGGTTCTGGACTGTCTCAGGGTATCCGATTCATAATCATCTGTCGGCCATGTGGAAAGTACGGGACTGCGCGCTTCCGCGAGCGCCCTTGATACTTTCGATTACTCAAGGTCCAAGGTTCATCCGCTCCCCGGCTCGTACGTGTTCCCGTTGGCTGCGTCTTTGGTACTATTCTGATCGCTAAGACTCTACTCGTCCAGTACTAACGGGTTCGGCGCACATGTCGAGACCGCCACCGACGGCAATAGAGTGTGCGCAGCGCTAGCGGACAGGACAGGACGCTGAAGACAACTATGTGAGTCTGTTTTTTTTTTTGACCTGCCCGCTGTTGCCGCTGATGTTAGCCTCATACACAGCACACGTCTCAGTTATGCTGCTCCCGTGTTGGAATTCTCCTTGAACGAAATCAATCCTCGCCACAGCCCTTCCTAGCGTGTGGTGCAGAAGTGGAGAGATGTACCAAGACGATTTCGTGACAGAGAAGCTTCTGTTGGGCAAGTGGGGAGGGGCGCACACTTCGTGGAGAGGCCGCTGAAGTAATGTAGGATCCCTTGCCCTGTGTCCGCGTTGATGCTGTTCTTGCGAGGCATGATCTGTGCTCCCGACTCGAGGGTGTGTCAAGCATTGAACCAATTTGTTGCGTGGTGTCACAGCGTTCCAAGGTAATCTCTCTGGAAATCACCCGCAACAGTTCAGCCGACAAAAGCCCTTCTGGTCGCAAAGTCTTGTGCTGATACACGGTCGGCAGGTGTACTAGACTCGGCCGACAGGACTTTCGCATCCATCGGCGGTCGCTCGTCAACAGAGGACGTACCAACGTACGTCATGGAATGTGCACTGCAAATAGACCTGTTAGACTTCGTGAAATCGTCCTTGTCGATAGTCTGGGCAACGAGACAGAGACAAAGTGGACGTGGTATGCCTCATTGTCGGCTGTCGCCAGCCCTCTGGGCCCAAGCTGGAATGTTGCTACAGTGGATAAATTTGAGACTGTAGAGCTTGGGTTCCCATTCAGCAATGGATCGCCATCTATCGAACTTGCACCCTTTCGATTACGCTTGACGCTCGTGATCTGCTCCGAGCTGCCGAACATTCTGATCACTAAGCAACAGCGAGCAATGATGCTGCTACCGGTCCGAGCTTGCAAAGAGTATGCTGTAGCTGCGGTTGTTTCATGCTTCATCCTTGATCCGTTCTTACAAACATGCTTATAGTGTCTCCGCGCGTGATGGGTAGGGCTCTCGTAAGGTTGAGAGCTACGCAGACCGATTTAGGGCAACTGAGCTGATCGGAATGATTATCAGTACTATCATCGGTACGGTTTGGCATTCGGCGTGTGTGATCTCCTAATTCGTTATGTAGCATGTCCAAGACAGATGCCGGTGATGAGAAGTGTTTGCTGACTTTCGTCCCTGGTCTTCCAATATTTGGACAAACTCGCATTCAGTGTCGTACCACTTTTGTCCTTTGAGCCGTTGTTCTCAACAAAACAGCCTGCTCTTGCCACCGAGGTGTCTTCCAACAGGATTTGGGTAACATTGCTGCAGGCCGTCACCCCGAATGCGGCCCTGGTGTGTCTCACCGAACGCGCTCCTTTCGCCGATGCACAGCAGCTTGAGCTGTTGCTCAGCTTGACCAAATCGCTGGGGGAGAAGCTTGAAGGCGTCGATCACTCTTCGCGGAAGTTCGCACGCTTTGCAATCGTCATCCCATGCGGTCTATGACACCGGCCTACAACGAGCACATTGACTTTTTTGGCGCCGTATCGGACATTCATCAGTCGGCCAGTGGAATTCGAATCATGCAGAACACGAGCATATTGGTCCGTCGTCGACAAAGACAGCACCCACGAACATAAGCTAACCTTGGTCGAAGACGAGCCTCAAGTTGCGGACTTTGCTGCATGACAACTTGCACCCAAATCGAACTTTCGTACGTCGAGCTCTGCTGAATACTCATCTTGGATGTCCAATTGCTGCACGCTTCCACAGGGCCTCGATGTCAGACTCAGCCGTATAGCGCAATCGACGAGCCATGCTTTGTTACTTTCGAGTATTGCAGCATCGACAATATCATCGGTGAAGGCACGGCCTGATCGAATGCTTGTTCTCGCGCTTCCGCCTTCTAGGTCCTGCGTCAAGGCGGCCGATGGATAATACCGAGTTTGTCAATCCATGGTTTGCTTCCTGTCGCCTCTCACCGAGTCTACCAAAGAGCGTCGCGCGCGTCGCTGTTTGCAAAACGGACCGAAGTTGGATGTCGTTGGTGTCAAGTTCCGCCTCTCACAATAAGAAGTTTGAGGCTACAGCTGAATTGACTGCTGGTATCAGTTCAACACGCCGTATCGTGCGCGAGGCCGAATTGCGGACACGACTTGTCAAACATGACCGCAAGCTGGACCATGTCGAAGGACCACGTAGAGGACCCTGGGCAGATTTCAGCTACAAGTACTGCCAGAACCCAAAGTTTCGAATTCCATTGTTGTCGACATAAATGGACGAAGTGATGTGGGTAAATCAAGACTGATGAAAGTGGCTCGAGCAGGCGAAGATTCGTGGCAGTTCATGACGCAAATAATCCATACTGGGCTTGCTTTCCTCAGGCCAAGGATATGCTTTCAATCTGTGAAGCAAGGCGGGACCAAATCGGACACAGCCCGCATATCGATGAAGCAAGGGTGAATCGCCAAGGATGCAATCAAAGTATCGCGACACCTCTTCAAAAGTACTTCCATCGCTCCGTTCGAGGACTTTTAAACGTCGAGAACAACTCGCTCTGAAAAGCCATGCAGCTTTTCGCTCTCATAGTCGCTGCGCTCACAGCTTCAGCTTACGCCCAGATCGATCCGACGGCCAAGGAGCTTCTCCGATATCCTCACGCGAAAGTCGATGATTGTACGGACGGCGAATGGAAGTCATTGAAGGTAAGATCCGCCGGCCGGCATGACCTGCTCAAGCGTTGACAATAGTCGCAAAGTGCCCATTCTGGAAATCATGCTGCGCCGTCTCCACTCTCCATCACAAGAGAGCGCCGTATTGCTGTACAACAGGCGAGGAAGGCTGCTGCAACTCTGAATACACACGTTGGAAGTCTCGCCCCTGCAGCAAGGAAGAGGACCCCGCTGAAACATTTGTGAGTAACCAACGTGGTCCGACATGGAGCCCACGAAGCATCGGCTCTACTGATTTCATCACTGCGCAGTGCTCGAAGCAACTCGGTGCTGCAGCAAAGTGCTGCGTGAAAGAG from Cercospora beticola chromosome 1, complete sequence encodes:
- a CDS encoding uncharacterized protein (antiSMASH:Cluster_9), translated to MPSLIRFCSVVAVAAAAVPPAHTTSEVIIDTLLPVPYPTGERTIDTLLPVPYPTGERTIDTPLPVPYPTTKVIVDTYPAPKSTGEVRTIDTLLPVPPQSTNEIRTIDTLLPVPTSKPTSQAPYPTGPATTPVQQPSGTVSMRPSSTRPVVYTGVAAGNTGKGAGVAALMAVAGFAAMV
- a CDS encoding uncharacterized protein (antiSMASH:Cluster_9), producing MELFSIDHEEPTVTTSTGDDAVSDVFFPSRIPTKAIHEFLLANTAPPLLYSNPQPRDAMHNQIEPPKDVENYLSYTSGNLAYIFHATLDEVEELRKTFNSFVSKKSFDSQVLGYSSSKGFGSSQFLSNIESTLVNDNGNIYSTEERAGNKDLQAAFQQTPKEREKLVNRIESSSPKMRHLLRGGRWSSESNAPEQTALNTMRFYAVKKLVDVYDPRGVAKTLDEKPVHVRQERAIAKLKGDKEWRAIKSKRFIYDSEDEINGHLVWTRKNRLKREEKASREKREKLQNMLREAEKRRKKIVPFSIWCACHDADKENVEGRFSDLLETENDRTLAEHWLKLRSWNDEEKELKQALSEIEKEISRCGVVLEEEQGRQVTSFPPKTTQNTTSCSPSSPTSPADSAMCMDEDTADVAMTEVCTSPTLAAKSGAEVERSKLKKWRKLSLYQFNAVVKAARLRGKPEDGKTAEKQYDELVNGPGMAGSNLDLEMCS
- a CDS encoding uncharacterized protein (SMCOG1000:ABC transporter ATP-binding protein~antiSMASH:Cluster_9), translating into MADNKENIEMDPSDMRLTQTRSGRTGSTHTGAAQEIGRDDLNWNEMPEASTVYDGDSSALGTRSIGLTWQNLTIKGVSAEASFNENILSQYIPPFLQRGNVKASTRTIIQDSYGCVKPGEMLLVLGRPGAGCTSLLKVLSNRRQEFSSVEGEVKYGTMDHTAASKYQGQIVMNTEEEIFFPTMTVGQTVDFATRLKVPYKTPAKYATAEEARRASRDFLLNALGISHTFDTKVGDPYIRGVSGGERKRVSLIEAMATRGSVYCWDNSTRGLDASTALQYVKTIRTMTDTFGLATVVTLYQAGNAIFDQFDKVLVLDKGQQLYYGPASQARTFMEEQGFQCPDGANVADFLTGVTVPTERRIRPGYEHTFPRTAEAIAAAYQSSQIRQLMETELDYPTTTAAENHTKDFQKAISVEKHPGFLTAKSPVTVGFWSQMVATVKRQVAIISGDRTNLFIKQGTNFVNAWTTGSLFYNMPNTSAGLFGKSGVIFVTLFFNAMLAQTEVTDSFTGRFVMEKHRGFGFFHPAAWVLAQIIVDIPILLVQVSSFSLITYFLSNLERDAGTFFVFWFVILSSTFASMALFRALGSAFKNFDDASKFSGVAVLALLGYTGYMIPKSEMVDWFVWLYWINPFSYAYNAMLSNEFHNKFIACVGPNLVPSGPGYDSTENQACTGIRGAEPGAAFVLGDQYLDSLKYSHSEMWRNIGIVWVWWAFYVILTIIFTTMQKGSFAQAGVPLIPREKAHHATPALVADEESQIQEKVAPESDSTDGSSDQGAVARNEAVFTWKNVKYTVSTPQGPRVLLNDVHGWVKPGKLGALMGSSGAGKTTLLDVLAQRKTDGVLSGSVLVDGRPLSVSFQRSTGYVEQLDVHEALTTVREALEFSALLRQPYSTPRAEKLKYVDVILDLLEMRDIEDCLVGSPGNPGLTIEQRKRLTIGVELVAKPSVLIFLDEPTSGLDGQAAFNTVRFLKKLAAAGQAILVTIHQPSAQLFAEFDTLLLLAKGGNTVYFGDIGDDAQVIRDYFGRNGAPCPPGTNPAEHMIDVVTDTSRDWNKVWLESPEHAKMLGELDSLINTVSRQRSVTAENDIESEFATPLLEQIKVVTIRASKSMWRNTQYVNNKFMLHIILGFYTGFSFWQLGQGVGDLQLRMFAMFNFIFVAPGVISQLQPLFIERRDIYDAREKKSKMYSWISFVASLIISEMPYLMICTVCFFLPFYWTVGLPGDSNKAGAIFFVMLMYEFIYTGIGQFVAAYAPNVMSAALVNPIVLFTLVGFSGIILPYSQMVDFWKYWVYWMNPFKYLISSMLVFSSWDIQVECKDSELAIFDPVGNQTCGSYLESYLQNVGSGANLLNPDATAGCQVCQYREGSDWLKTLNIKDYYYGWRDAAICVIFVISSYGLVFLLMKLRTKKTKKVE